In one Lolium rigidum isolate FL_2022 chromosome 3, APGP_CSIRO_Lrig_0.1, whole genome shotgun sequence genomic region, the following are encoded:
- the LOC124697157 gene encoding protein YIPF5-like: MARDFPLPPVVFNVSTPTFRQRRHIPETVPAQPPASIVDEKPLLEELGINMRLVWRKTLSIVLHPLRSADPSIHADADLSGPFLFILSFGLFQLLAGKLHFGIALGSATVASLFLYFVFSKISAGRPGGPDLRRCASLVGYGMLPMVIFSAVSLFLPRGGWLIFGVAMGFVLWSTRVCATLLASTAKDHMCLIAFACWLVYMLFALLVII; this comes from the coding sequence ATGGCGAGGGACTTCCCCCTGCCGCCGGTGGTCTTCAACGTGTCCACTCCCACTTTCCGCCAACGCCGCCATATCCCCGAGACCGTCCCCGCCCAACCACCCGCCTCCATCGTCGACGAGAAGCCGCTTCTCGAGGAGCTCGGCATCAACATGCGTCTGGTCTGGCGTAAGACGCTCTCGATCGTCCTCCACCCGCTCCGCTCCGCCGACCCTTCCATCCACGCCGACGCCGATCTCTCCGGccccttcctcttcatcctctcctTCGGCCTCTTCCAGCTCCTCGCTGGGAAGCTCCACTTCGGGATCGCTCTTGGGTCGGCCACCGTCGCGTCCCTCTTCCTCTACTTTGTCTTCTCAAAGATCTCGGCCGGACGCCCTGGCGGTCCCGACCTACGCAGGTGCGCCAGCCTCGTCGGGTACGGCATGCTCCCCATGGTCATCTTCTCCGCCGTCTCTCTCTTCCTGCCGCGGGGAGGTTGGCTCATCTTCGGGGTCGCCATGGGGTTCGTGCTCTGGTCGACCAGGGTCTGCGCTACGCTGCTAGCATCCACCGCCAAGGACCATATGTGCCTCATTGCCTTCGCCTGCTGGCTCGTCTACATGCTCTTCGCTCTTCTCGTCATCATTTGA